In one Agathobacter rectalis ATCC 33656 genomic region, the following are encoded:
- a CDS encoding MFS transporter, whose amino-acid sequence MQEAEKKYLKWYQKIAYGAGDMASNTSYGLVSSFVLLYLSDTMGLNTGIIGTLMLVSKFLDGISDVIFGNLIDRTKSKLGKARPWMLYAQIGVSLCLVLLFSIPGGMSETAQYAYFFAFYTALNAIFYTANGIAYSALSALITRNKNERVQLGSIRFMFAVATNIVMGFAVTGVVDAFGGGAAGWRMVAVICGVIGLGINTISCLCVKELPEEGSAAVEDTQKPKDDKIGFVESLKLLISNKYYILIVAIYIVYYFMSNLTTGSAIYFMKHVLGNGSLLGLFSMMKMFPVIIALIFTPILVKKTGSMQKVNFWGYVISDILGIFLIIFAMQKNLPMMLLFMFLKGTFAGTMSGTLNALIAEISGYTYRTKGVHIDGMMFSCSSLGVKVGGGIGTAAVGWLLHAAGYAGKAATQTVAATNMIFSMYITIPVILGVVITILLGLMKVEKENKRIDMERAEQAD is encoded by the coding sequence ATGCAGGAAGCAGAAAAGAAATATCTGAAATGGTATCAGAAGATAGCGTATGGAGCAGGAGACATGGCTTCAAATACCAGCTATGGACTTGTATCAAGCTTTGTACTTTTATATTTATCTGATACAATGGGGCTTAACACAGGAATTATTGGAACTTTAATGCTGGTATCGAAATTTCTTGATGGAATTTCAGATGTGATATTTGGAAATTTAATCGATCGCACTAAGTCAAAGCTTGGAAAGGCAAGACCATGGATGCTGTATGCACAGATAGGCGTATCACTTTGTCTGGTGCTGTTGTTTTCAATTCCGGGTGGAATGAGTGAAACTGCACAATATGCGTATTTCTTCGCATTTTATACAGCACTCAATGCTATCTTTTATACAGCAAACGGAATAGCATATTCAGCATTATCAGCCCTTATTACCAGAAACAAGAATGAAAGGGTTCAGCTTGGATCAATACGTTTCATGTTTGCAGTTGCTACAAATATTGTAATGGGATTTGCAGTAACAGGTGTAGTTGATGCCTTTGGCGGTGGAGCTGCAGGATGGCGTATGGTTGCTGTTATATGTGGTGTAATCGGACTTGGTATCAACACAATAAGCTGCCTGTGTGTTAAGGAGTTACCGGAAGAAGGTAGTGCAGCAGTTGAGGATACACAAAAACCGAAGGATGACAAAATAGGTTTTGTTGAGTCTTTGAAGTTACTTATAAGTAACAAATACTATATTTTAATTGTTGCAATTTATATTGTTTATTATTTCATGAGTAATCTTACAACAGGCTCAGCTATTTATTTTATGAAACATGTACTTGGAAATGGTTCATTACTTGGATTGTTCTCAATGATGAAGATGTTCCCTGTAATAATTGCACTTATTTTTACTCCGATTCTTGTAAAGAAGACCGGAAGCATGCAAAAGGTTAATTTCTGGGGATATGTAATCAGTGATATCTTAGGAATATTTCTAATTATTTTTGCGATGCAGAAGAATTTACCGATGATGTTACTTTTTATGTTCCTTAAGGGAACATTTGCCGGAACAATGTCGGGAACATTAAATGCCCTGATTGCTGAAATCAGCGGATATACCTATCGTACGAAAGGGGTACATATTGATGGAATGATGTTTAGCTGTTCATCACTTGGAGTAAAAGTCGGTGGTGGAATTGGTACTGCGGCTGTAGGCTGGCTATTGCATGCAGCAGGATATGCCGGAAAAGCTGCAACTCAGACCGTAGCAGCTACAAATATGATTTTCAGTATGTATATCACAATCCCTGTAATTCTTGGCGTCGTAATTACTATTCTTCTTGGTTTAATGAAGGTGGAAAAGGAAAATAAGAGAATTGACATGGAAAGAGCAGAACAAGCAGACTAA
- a CDS encoding helix-turn-helix domain-containing protein — translation MTSSYTVKNIIEQDNINSTINSYIKILTPIQFTLETCNIANDDKYLNFLMTSPRENTFYSFKTEKEINHFNMRPPHIHDFYELLIVLDGEIHQLIEKTDFVFHSGSCCLMNHNIVHKEIFSSDATLLFIGMSKELVQQLSEDEPKVYFPDIERPGHNPILRFLSDNLDNPDTKEYLDFMPSLNNKDWHHTLHAITDNILRAIMYPKLGSTYVIKGMLLELFDYLSNPEHFHFTPVHVEADNDFLLFTHISHILEDTNGRITRSELEQLLNYSGNYLNSIVKKYTNSCLFDYSQTFCMKRAAALLLETTASISEIMDELHFTNTTHFYKCFKEHYHMTPKQYRISMKIKLVP, via the coding sequence ATGACCTCATCATATACTGTCAAAAACATCATAGAGCAGGATAATATAAACAGTACAATCAATTCATACATCAAAATACTTACACCAATACAGTTCACACTCGAAACGTGTAATATAGCTAACGATGACAAATATCTGAATTTTTTGATGACCTCACCACGTGAAAATACATTTTACAGCTTCAAAACAGAAAAGGAAATCAATCATTTTAATATGAGGCCTCCACATATTCATGATTTTTACGAACTTCTTATTGTATTGGATGGCGAAATCCATCAGCTGATTGAAAAGACTGATTTTGTGTTCCACAGTGGAAGCTGTTGCCTGATGAACCACAATATAGTACACAAAGAAATTTTTTCTTCCGATGCAACTCTTTTGTTTATCGGGATGTCAAAAGAGCTTGTCCAACAGCTTTCAGAAGATGAACCAAAAGTTTATTTTCCGGATATAGAAAGGCCCGGCCATAACCCTATTCTTAGGTTTCTTTCAGATAATCTCGATAATCCTGACACAAAGGAATATCTTGATTTTATGCCATCTCTAAATAACAAAGACTGGCACCATACTCTCCACGCCATAACTGACAATATACTTCGTGCCATTATGTATCCAAAGCTTGGTTCTACTTATGTCATAAAAGGAATGCTTTTAGAATTGTTTGATTATCTGTCCAATCCAGAACACTTTCATTTCACGCCCGTCCATGTAGAAGCAGACAATGATTTTCTTCTTTTCACACACATAAGTCACATTTTAGAGGACACCAATGGACGCATTACACGTTCTGAGCTTGAACAATTATTAAATTACAGTGGAAATTATTTAAACTCTATAGTTAAGAAATATACAAATTCATGCCTATTCGATTACAGTCAGACTTTCTGTATGAAAAGAGCGGCTGCTCTCCTGCTTGAAACGACCGCTTCTATATCTGAAATTATGGATGAACTGCATTTTACGAATACAACACATTTTTATAAGTGCTTCAAAGAACATTATCATATGACACCGAAGCAATATAGGATTTCGATGAAAATAAAACTTGTGCCATAG
- a CDS encoding Fic family protein, which yields MRYLSVAEIAKKWNMSERSVRNYCAKGRVNGAFLTGKTWNLPENAEKPERINKRKEEPITLLDILKEQKASKYSGGIYHKTQIDLTYNSNHMEGSRLTHDQTRYIFETNTIGVEKEVLNVDDVIETANHFRCIDMIIDHAKAALTEKFIKELHLILKNGTSDSRKDWFAVGDYKKLPNEVGGMDTALPEEVADKMKALLAEYNAKEEKNFEDILDFHVKFERIHPFQDGNGRVGRLTMFKECLKYNIVPFIIEDNLKMFYYRGLKEWDNEKGYLTDTCLTAQDKYKAYLDYFRIKY from the coding sequence ATGCGATATCTTTCAGTTGCTGAAATAGCAAAAAAATGGAATATGTCAGAGCGCAGTGTTAGAAATTACTGTGCTAAGGGGCGTGTGAACGGTGCATTTCTTACAGGTAAGACATGGAACCTTCCTGAAAACGCAGAGAAACCGGAGCGCATTAACAAAAGAAAAGAAGAACCGATTACGCTGTTGGATATTCTGAAAGAGCAAAAGGCAAGTAAATATTCCGGTGGAATATACCATAAGACACAGATTGATTTGACATACAACTCCAACCATATGGAAGGAAGCCGTCTGACACATGATCAAACCAGATATATCTTTGAAACCAATACTATTGGCGTAGAAAAAGAGGTGCTGAATGTGGATGATGTGATTGAAACGGCAAATCACTTTCGTTGTATCGACATGATTATTGATCATGCAAAAGCAGCTTTGACGGAGAAATTCATCAAAGAACTTCACTTGATTTTGAAGAATGGCACCAGCGATTCCAGAAAAGATTGGTTTGCTGTTGGTGATTATAAGAAACTTCCGAATGAAGTCGGTGGCATGGATACAGCCCTTCCGGAAGAAGTTGCCGATAAAATGAAGGCATTGCTGGCGGAATACAATGCCAAAGAAGAAAAGAATTTTGAGGATATTCTGGACTTTCATGTGAAGTTTGAACGGATTCATCCGTTCCAGGACGGAAACGGTCGTGTGGGCAGATTGACTATGTTTAAAGAGTGTCTAAAATACAATATTGTTCCGTTTATCATTGAGGATAATTTGAAAATGTTCTATTATCGTGGATTGAAGGAATGGGACAACGAAAAAGGATATCTGACAGATACCTGCCTGACCGCGCAGGACAAGTATAAGGCGTATTTGGATTATTTTAGGATTAAGTATTAA
- a CDS encoding sensor histidine kinase produces the protein MKRMSLQWRLTCITTLCIAIICGCLTMFVYKNGVHYIDSLQDAVESQGDEKGNKSDEIYISIPDDKWDEFADEFSVQVYNNKADYKRNSLIITVLLALLGGVVTYFISGHALRPIREFSDKIEEVQAQNLSDSRIEENNVKELNQLGISYNKMLERLSDAFEIQRQFTANAAHELRTPLALMQVQLDLYNSASHPGNDADTLQTIKMVTEQNDKLNRMVKTLLDMSELQSVGRDDKIILDAIVEEVLADLEPLAVEKNIKLIGKCEDATMIGSDILIYRLVYNLVENAIKYNHPLGQVTVTAYQRNKHVYLSVEDTGSGIPKELRERVFEPFFRVDKSRSRELGGVGLGLALVREIVRVHDGSICIKSGKTGGTIFEVTFAQHSM, from the coding sequence ATGAAAAGAATGTCGCTACAGTGGAGACTTACGTGCATTACTACATTGTGTATTGCTATTATATGTGGCTGCCTGACTATGTTTGTCTATAAAAATGGCGTGCATTACATCGATTCTCTGCAGGATGCGGTAGAGTCACAGGGGGATGAAAAAGGAAACAAATCAGATGAAATATATATCAGCATACCGGACGATAAGTGGGATGAGTTTGCGGATGAATTTTCGGTTCAGGTGTACAATAATAAGGCCGACTATAAAAGAAACAGTCTGATAATCACGGTTTTGCTGGCGCTTTTGGGAGGTGTCGTCACTTATTTTATAAGCGGGCATGCACTCAGACCAATCAGAGAGTTTTCAGATAAAATCGAAGAGGTACAGGCTCAGAATCTGTCTGATTCAAGAATAGAGGAAAACAATGTTAAGGAACTGAACCAGCTGGGTATTTCTTATAATAAGATGCTTGAGCGTCTGTCGGATGCATTTGAGATACAGAGACAGTTTACTGCAAATGCAGCACATGAGCTGCGAACTCCATTAGCGCTAATGCAGGTACAGCTTGATTTATATAATTCGGCCTCTCACCCGGGAAATGATGCAGACACTTTGCAGACCATAAAAATGGTTACGGAACAAAATGATAAATTAAACAGGATGGTAAAGACTCTTCTAGACATGAGTGAGCTTCAGTCGGTGGGAAGGGATGATAAAATTATATTGGATGCTATTGTTGAAGAGGTTTTGGCAGACCTTGAGCCTCTTGCCGTGGAAAAGAATATAAAGCTGATTGGAAAATGTGAGGATGCCACTATGATAGGCAGTGATATCCTTATTTACAGGCTTGTATACAATCTGGTTGAGAATGCCATCAAATATAATCATCCGCTCGGACAGGTTACAGTAACCGCATATCAGAGAAACAAGCATGTTTATCTGTCTGTAGAAGATACGGGAAGCGGAATACCAAAGGAGCTTAGGGAGAGAGTGTTCGAGCCATTCTTCCGTGTGGATAAATCCAGAAGCCGGGAGCTGGGTGGCGTAGGACTCGGACTTGCTCTTGTCCGTGAAATCGTTAGAGTACATGATGGCAGTATTTGTATTAAATCAGGCAAGACCGGGGGAACGATTTTCGAGGTGACTTTTGCGCAGCATTCAATGTAG
- a CDS encoding response regulator transcription factor codes for MVAKSLYAAGYEVDTCYDGKEALECILSENYDLIVLDLNLPGMDGMELLKELRKYNDETKVLILSARGQIADKVEGLDAGANDYMEKPFHLQELEARIRSLTRRKFVQNDICLKCGEIKFDTIKREAYAKGEPVPLTRKENGILEYLLINIGRPVSQEELIEHVWDATADSFSGAIRVHMSSLRKKLKAELGYDPILNKVGEGYKIREESDR; via the coding sequence ATGGTTGCAAAGAGTCTGTATGCTGCCGGTTATGAGGTGGATACCTGTTATGATGGGAAAGAGGCTCTTGAATGTATACTGTCGGAGAATTATGATCTGATAGTTTTGGATTTGAATCTGCCGGGGATGGATGGCATGGAGCTTCTTAAGGAGCTTAGAAAATACAATGATGAAACTAAGGTTTTGATATTATCTGCAAGAGGTCAGATTGCTGATAAGGTAGAGGGACTGGATGCAGGAGCAAATGATTACATGGAAAAACCATTCCATCTGCAGGAGCTTGAGGCACGTATCAGAAGTTTGACAAGAAGGAAATTTGTACAGAATGATATATGTCTTAAATGCGGAGAAATAAAGTTTGATACGATTAAGCGTGAGGCATATGCAAAGGGAGAGCCGGTCCCACTGACAAGAAAAGAGAATGGTATTTTGGAATATTTACTTATCAATATAGGCAGACCGGTGAGCCAGGAGGAGCTGATAGAGCATGTGTGGGATGCCACGGCAGACAGCTTTAGCGGAGCAATCAGGGTACATATGTCTTCACTTAGAAAAAAGCTTAAGGCGGAGCTGGGATATGATCCCATTTTGAACAAGGTAGGTGAAGGCTATAAAATACGGGAGGAGTCTGACAGATGA
- a CDS encoding CD1871A family CXXC motif-containing protein yields the protein MLKYQKTCQIILLILGVSMVSYGAVRGEAATVLGKAIKLCLECVGIG from the coding sequence ATGTTGAAATACCAAAAAACATGTCAAATCATTCTGCTTATCCTTGGTGTATCCATGGTAAGCTATGGTGCAGTCAGAGGTGAGGCAGCTACCGTGCTTGGTAAAGCAATAAAACTATGTCTGGAGTGTGTCGGAATTGGATAA
- a CDS encoding 4Fe-4S binding protein produces MDKKKKLLSKKLAKIRGWIQAAATLLTNIHIPNLFKGKIYQGNAKTVCVPGLNCYSCPAATGACPIGAFQAVVGSSRFKFSYYITGFFILLGVTLGRFICGFLCPFGWFQDLLHKIPGKKLSTAKLKPLRYLKYVILIVFVILLPMLVTNSIGMGDPFFCKYICPQGVLEGAIPLSIGNAAIRSALGKLFSFKCMILIAVIVLSILFYRPFCKWICPLGAIYSLFNKVSLLKITVDSSKCVGCGQCSKACKMDVDVCKTPDHPECIRCGACIKACPKDAICYRFMGKSCQKNDNR; encoded by the coding sequence TTGGATAAGAAAAAGAAATTACTATCAAAAAAGCTGGCAAAAATACGTGGATGGATACAGGCCGCAGCAACGCTGCTGACCAATATTCATATTCCGAATTTATTTAAGGGTAAAATATATCAGGGCAATGCAAAAACAGTATGCGTACCCGGATTAAACTGCTACTCCTGCCCTGCCGCGACAGGAGCCTGTCCAATAGGGGCATTTCAGGCAGTCGTCGGATCATCAAGATTTAAGTTTTCATACTACATAACCGGATTTTTTATTTTACTCGGTGTAACTCTCGGCAGATTTATATGTGGTTTTTTGTGCCCATTTGGATGGTTTCAGGATTTACTTCACAAAATACCCGGAAAGAAATTATCCACAGCCAAACTAAAGCCTCTTAGGTACCTAAAATATGTAATTCTTATTGTTTTCGTTATACTTCTTCCGATGCTTGTAACGAACTCTATAGGAATGGGAGACCCGTTCTTCTGCAAATATATCTGTCCTCAGGGTGTTTTAGAGGGTGCTATACCGTTATCTATTGGAAACGCTGCTATCCGTTCTGCGCTGGGAAAGCTTTTTTCTTTCAAGTGTATGATTTTAATTGCAGTGATTGTACTAAGTATCCTATTTTACAGGCCCTTCTGTAAATGGATTTGTCCGCTTGGAGCAATCTACTCGTTATTTAATAAGGTCAGCCTGCTCAAAATCACCGTTGATAGCAGCAAATGTGTCGGATGCGGTCAATGCTCAAAGGCCTGTAAGATGGATGTGGATGTGTGTAAGACACCGGATCACCCCGAGTGCATACGCTGCGGTGCCTGCATAAAGGCCTGTCCGAAGGACGCCATCTGCTACCGGTTTATGGGAAAATCATGTCAAAAAAATGACAACAGATAA
- a CDS encoding TlpA disulfide reductase family protein, which produces MKNKLSFISIFTLCIALSLTACGGKQSSNTNSKNTQTEAGSEASGKSDSKLDDLYQQENQLFADHADAWNKAFGMMNKSDADPNGNYADYLAGTVESNKDSFTDDELKTLNEDIETIRKIEEQIAELENKNKSSDDNKKDSSKASSVFSDFSGEDFDGNKVDDSLFSGNAVTVVNFWFTGCKPCVAELSKLNELNDAIKSMGGEVVGINTETFDGNKTAIKEAASVLESQGVKYRNLSIDSSSAAGKYASEIMAFPTTILVDRNGNIVGEPMLGGIDNQDNYDALMKQIQSVIDADSTNK; this is translated from the coding sequence ATGAAAAACAAATTATCATTTATTTCTATTTTTACACTCTGCATAGCATTATCACTTACAGCATGCGGTGGAAAGCAATCTTCCAACACAAATTCTAAGAACACTCAGACTGAAGCCGGCTCAGAAGCATCCGGCAAATCAGATTCCAAGCTTGATGATTTATATCAGCAGGAAAATCAGCTTTTTGCAGATCACGCTGATGCGTGGAACAAGGCATTTGGCATGATGAACAAAAGTGACGCCGATCCAAACGGAAATTATGCTGATTATCTTGCCGGTACCGTAGAATCAAACAAGGATTCATTCACAGACGATGAGCTTAAAACACTTAATGAGGATATTGAAACCATACGAAAAATCGAGGAACAGATAGCAGAGCTTGAAAACAAAAATAAATCATCAGACGATAACAAGAAGGACAGCTCTAAAGCCTCATCTGTATTCAGTGATTTTTCCGGTGAGGATTTTGATGGCAATAAGGTTGATGACAGCCTGTTTTCCGGTAATGCAGTAACAGTCGTCAATTTCTGGTTTACCGGCTGCAAACCATGTGTCGCTGAGTTATCCAAGCTTAACGAATTAAATGATGCTATCAAATCAATGGGCGGAGAAGTTGTTGGCATCAACACTGAGACCTTCGATGGCAATAAAACAGCTATCAAAGAGGCTGCCTCTGTTCTTGAAAGCCAGGGTGTCAAATATCGTAATCTGTCAATTGACTCCTCTAGCGCTGCCGGTAAATATGCCTCAGAAATCATGGCGTTTCCAACAACTATACTTGTTGACAGAAATGGCAATATTGTAGGCGAACCAATGCTCGGCGGAATCGATAACCAGGACAACTATGATGCCCTTATGAAGCAGATTCAGTCTGTAATTGATGCAGACAGCACAAATAAATAG
- a CDS encoding AraC family transcriptional regulator: protein MHLTYENTNEEIIAVKRKPRHQPPHLHNAMEIVCVTKGTLELGVGQELYHMETGDIGVVFPDVIHHYQVFSSEVNEAVFINAPQMIFGRFENVLRNNAPQYPVVKSDVIPDEVYRAVESIIDTGQNDIWVVQAYLQIILARCIPMMKLVEKSKIGSDDIIYRTVSYISANFNKSISLDGMAHDLGVSKFSLSRLFSKTFHSSFNQYVNEARLGYACQRIETTDDTLTEISMDSGFGSLRTFNRVFKEKYRLTPSEYRNKLQI, encoded by the coding sequence GTGCATTTAACGTATGAAAACACAAATGAAGAGATTATTGCAGTAAAGCGGAAGCCACGGCACCAGCCACCACATCTGCATAATGCAATGGAAATTGTATGCGTTACGAAAGGAACATTAGAGCTTGGTGTAGGACAGGAGCTGTATCACATGGAAACAGGTGATATAGGAGTAGTATTTCCTGATGTTATACATCATTATCAGGTGTTTTCATCAGAAGTCAATGAGGCGGTTTTTATTAATGCTCCACAAATGATTTTTGGTAGATTTGAAAATGTACTGAGGAATAATGCTCCACAATATCCTGTTGTAAAAAGTGATGTTATTCCGGATGAAGTGTACAGAGCAGTGGAATCCATAATAGATACCGGGCAGAATGATATATGGGTTGTTCAAGCTTATTTGCAGATTATACTAGCAAGATGTATTCCGATGATGAAATTGGTGGAAAAGAGCAAAATTGGCAGCGATGATATAATATATCGTACCGTATCATATATTTCTGCCAATTTTAATAAGAGTATATCACTTGATGGAATGGCACATGACCTTGGCGTGAGCAAATTTTCATTATCCAGATTGTTTTCAAAGACATTTCACAGCAGTTTTAATCAATATGTGAATGAGGCGCGTCTGGGGTATGCCTGTCAGAGAATTGAAACTACAGATGATACCCTGACAGAAATCTCGATGGACAGTGGTTTTGGAAGTCTTAGAACCTTTAATCGTGTTTTTAAAGAAAAATATAGATTGACACCAAGCGAGTATAGAAATAAATTACAAATTTGA
- a CDS encoding MFS transporter, producing MEEKTYLKWYNKIGYGSGDIAGNVVYAFLTSFVMVYLTDTIGLASGIVGTLIAASKLFDGFTDVFFGSLIDKTHTKLGKARPWMIYGYIGCALTLVAVFAIPTSWGRTAQYAWFFIAYTLLNGVFYTANNIAYSALTSLVTKNSKERVQMGSYRFIFAFSTSLIIQSITVAFVDVCGGGAAAWRFVAIIYALIGLVVNTISGLSVKELPEEELNSGIENDEEKKYGLVQAFKLLVKNKYYMMICGTYILQQLYSAMIGAGIYYCTWVLKNKNLFGVFAWAVNIPLIIALIFTPTLVGKWKGMYKLNKRGYILATIARALVIVAGYMGSVPLMMLFTAVAALGQGPWQGDMNAVIVECSEYTYLTQGKRVDGTMYSCTSLGIKIGGGIGTAIVGWLLEISGYVGTNATQPASAITMLQVMYLWLPFVFEILITILLSKMNVEAANEKLRREKGIE from the coding sequence ATGGAAGAAAAGACGTACTTAAAGTGGTACAACAAAATTGGTTATGGTTCCGGTGATATTGCAGGAAATGTAGTATATGCATTCCTGACATCCTTTGTTATGGTATATCTTACAGATACTATAGGACTTGCATCAGGAATCGTTGGAACATTAATCGCAGCATCTAAATTATTTGATGGTTTTACAGATGTTTTCTTTGGGTCACTTATTGATAAAACACATACAAAGCTTGGAAAAGCAAGGCCATGGATGATTTATGGCTATATAGGTTGTGCTTTGACACTTGTAGCAGTTTTTGCAATTCCTACAAGCTGGGGCAGGACTGCTCAGTATGCATGGTTCTTTATAGCATATACATTATTGAATGGTGTATTTTATACAGCAAATAATATTGCATATTCTGCACTTACTTCACTGGTAACAAAGAACAGCAAAGAGCGTGTACAGATGGGCTCTTACCGTTTTATTTTTGCCTTTTCAACTAGTCTTATAATTCAGTCTATAACAGTTGCATTTGTTGATGTATGCGGTGGAGGTGCTGCTGCATGGAGATTCGTAGCTATTATTTATGCTTTGATAGGCCTTGTAGTAAATACGATTTCAGGATTGTCGGTTAAGGAGCTTCCGGAAGAGGAGCTTAACTCCGGAATAGAGAACGATGAAGAAAAGAAGTATGGTCTTGTTCAGGCATTTAAGCTGCTTGTTAAAAATAAGTACTATATGATGATTTGTGGAACTTATATTTTGCAGCAGTTATACAGTGCTATGATTGGTGCAGGTATTTATTATTGTACATGGGTTCTTAAGAATAAAAATCTGTTTGGTGTATTTGCGTGGGCTGTAAATATTCCTCTTATAATAGCACTTATTTTCACACCAACTCTTGTCGGAAAGTGGAAAGGAATGTATAAGCTTAATAAACGTGGATATATTCTGGCTACGATAGCAAGAGCACTTGTGATTGTAGCAGGATACATGGGAAGCGTTCCACTGATGATGCTGTTTACTGCAGTTGCAGCATTAGGACAGGGACCTTGGCAGGGAGACATGAATGCAGTAATTGTCGAGTGCTCTGAGTATACTTACCTGACTCAGGGAAAGAGAGTAGATGGAACTATGTATTCATGCACATCACTTGGAATCAAAATTGGTGGTGGAATTGGAACAGCTATTGTAGGATGGCTGCTTGAAATCAGTGGTTATGTAGGTACAAATGCGACTCAGCCGGCATCTGCAATTACTATGCTTCAGGTAATGTATTTATGGTTACCATTTGTATTTGAGATTCTTATTACAATTCTTCTTTCAAAGATGAATGTAGAAGCTGCAAATGAAAAGCTTAGAAGAGAAAAAGGAATTGAATAA
- a CDS encoding AraC family transcriptional regulator — MYINTGYLNHSHKDFKDKSRPLIVGSCGTYRLSQHPKMPTYRPRGRLDYQIIYISSGLVHFHFDNPENETIIPAGHIVLFRPKELQKYEFYGKDKTQIYWLHFTGSDVKNTLRKYGFTDNKRVFNVGTSLEYEQVFKRIITELQRCQDNYEEMLMLLLRHLLIIFNRKITTEHVIRNEFLDSQMDTAITYFNTNYNRSINVEEYASSIGMSISWFIRSFRKYTGNTPVQFLTALRMTNAQVLLETTSYSINEIAGIVGYNNPLYFSRLFHKQKGCSPSEYRARNT; from the coding sequence ATGTATATTAACACGGGATATTTGAATCATTCACATAAAGATTTTAAAGATAAAAGCCGCCCTCTGATTGTAGGAAGCTGCGGAACCTATCGCCTGTCACAGCATCCTAAGATGCCTACATACAGGCCCAGAGGAAGACTGGATTACCAGATTATATACATATCATCCGGTCTTGTTCATTTCCACTTTGACAATCCTGAAAATGAGACAATCATTCCAGCAGGACATATAGTGTTATTTCGCCCAAAAGAGCTTCAAAAATATGAATTTTATGGTAAGGATAAGACTCAGATATATTGGCTTCACTTTACCGGAAGCGACGTAAAAAACACTTTAAGAAAATACGGATTTACAGACAATAAAAGAGTCTTTAATGTTGGAACATCTCTTGAATATGAACAGGTTTTCAAAAGGATTATTACAGAGCTTCAAAGATGTCAGGACAATTATGAGGAAATGCTCATGCTTTTGCTACGACACCTTTTGATTATATTTAACCGTAAAATAACAACTGAGCATGTAATCAGAAATGAATTCCTTGACAGCCAGATGGATACAGCAATTACATATTTCAATACAAACTACAACCGCTCTATTAACGTGGAGGAATATGCTTCATCAATTGGTATGAGCATAAGCTGGTTTATCAGGAGCTTTCGGAAATATACCGGTAATACACCAGTACAATTTCTCACAGCACTAAGGATGACAAACGCACAGGTGCTGCTTGAAACGACATCCTACTCTATAAACGAGATTGCAGGCATTGTCGGATACAATAATCCACTATACTTCAGTCGATTATTCCATAAACAAAAAGGCTGTTCTCCTTCTGAATACAGAGCCAGAAATACATAA